From Cervus canadensis isolate Bull #8, Minnesota chromosome 28, ASM1932006v1, whole genome shotgun sequence, one genomic window encodes:
- the ARMC12 gene encoding armadillo repeat-containing protein 12 isoform X2 encodes MSCIRQSPGQMDIRRGVVSLATGAGAVYLLYKAIKAGIKCQPPFCSASPICIARECPRPGERARPQEVPIPQVSGVGGPEPVWGGCLGLAIERERHGRDSGELRRLLNSLECKQDAYTKSMILHSITRCVYLLESEASTCTNDDVMLVGSMLDDKDNSVKIQALNTLKAFSGIRKFRLKIQEHAIKVLELISTIWDSELHIAGLRLLNNFPLPDFVHPQLRRVMPALMEILQSDYILAQVQAIRLLSTLAQKNDLLYDILNCHVHSNFLNLFQSTQPGSLLFEVLVFAERLSEGRSSPHYRAVKWHYNEQSLHEALFGDDSRLADRLLALVIHPEEDVQIQACKVIVSLQCPQDVGIRPSCPPSHSCFNNGE; translated from the exons ATGTCCTGCATCCGCCAGAGCCCGGGGCAAATGGACATCCGCAGAGGTGTGGTGAGCCTGGCCACAGGCGCCGGGGCCGTCTACCTCCTCTACAAGGCCATCAAGGCTGGCATAAAATGTCAGCCGCCCTTCTGCTCTGCCTCACCCATCTGCATCGCCCGTGAGTGTCCCCGCCCTGGGGAGAGGGCTCGGCCCCAGGAGGTACCTATTCCCCAGGTCTCCGGTGTTGGAGGG CCTGAACCGGTCTGGGGTGGCTGTCTAGGCCTGGCAATCGAGCGAGAGCGACACGGGCGGGACTCAGGTGAGCTCCGGAGGCTTCTCAATTCTTTGGAATGCAAGCAGGATGCGTACACCAAGAGCATGATCCTACACAGCATCACGCGCTGTGTGTACTTGCTGGAGTCCGAG GCCTCTACTTGTACTAACGATGACGTCATGTTGGTGGGCTCCATGCTGGATGACAAGGACAACAGTGTCAAAATCCAAGCCCTGAACACACTTAAAGCTTTCTCTGGCATCAGAAAATTCAGGCTCAAAATCCAG gaaCACGCCATCAAGGTGCTGGAACTGATCTCCACCATCTGGGACTCAGAGCTACACATTGCAGGCCTCAGACTCCTCAACAACTTCCCGCTGCCTGACTTTGTGCATCCACAGCTGCGACGGGTGATGCCTGCCTTGATGGAGATTCTGCAATCGGACTATATCCTGGCACAG GTGCAAGCCATACGATTGCTGAGCACCCTGGCACAGAAGAACGACCTTCTCTATGATATTCTGAACTGCCAC GTACACTCCAACTTCCTGAACCTGTTCCAGTCCACACAGCCTGGGAGTCTGCTGTTTGAGGTCCTGGTGTTTGCAGAGCGGCTGAGCGAAGGCCGGAGTTCACCCCACTACCGCGCCGTGAAGTGGCATTACAACGAACAGTCTTTACACGAAGCTCTCTTTGGGGACGACTCACGACTGGCAGACCGGCTGCTCGCCTTGGTCATCCACCCTGAGGAGGATGTTCAGATCCAGGCCTGCAAAGTCATAGTCAGCCTGCAGTGCCCCCAGGACGTGGGGATCCGGCCTTCCTGCCCACCCAGCCATTCCTGCTTTAATAACGGGGAATAA
- the ARMC12 gene encoding armadillo repeat-containing protein 12 isoform X1, producing the protein MSCIRQSPGQMDIRRGVVSLATGAGAVYLLYKAIKAGIKCQPPFCSASPICIARLAIERERHGRDSGELRRLLNSLECKQDAYTKSMILHSITRCVYLLESEASTCTNDDVMLVGSMLDDKDNSVKIQALNTLKAFSGIRKFRLKIQEHAIKVLELISTIWDSELHIAGLRLLNNFPLPDFVHPQLRRVMPALMEILQSDYILAQVQAIRLLSTLAQKNDLLYDILNCHVHSNFLNLFQSTQPGSLLFEVLVFAERLSEGRSSPHYRAVKWHYNEQSLHEALFGDDSRLADRLLALVIHPEEDVQIQACKVIVSLQCPQDVGIRPSCPPSHSCFNNGE; encoded by the exons ATGTCCTGCATCCGCCAGAGCCCGGGGCAAATGGACATCCGCAGAGGTGTGGTGAGCCTGGCCACAGGCGCCGGGGCCGTCTACCTCCTCTACAAGGCCATCAAGGCTGGCATAAAATGTCAGCCGCCCTTCTGCTCTGCCTCACCCATCTGCATCGCCC GCCTGGCAATCGAGCGAGAGCGACACGGGCGGGACTCAGGTGAGCTCCGGAGGCTTCTCAATTCTTTGGAATGCAAGCAGGATGCGTACACCAAGAGCATGATCCTACACAGCATCACGCGCTGTGTGTACTTGCTGGAGTCCGAG GCCTCTACTTGTACTAACGATGACGTCATGTTGGTGGGCTCCATGCTGGATGACAAGGACAACAGTGTCAAAATCCAAGCCCTGAACACACTTAAAGCTTTCTCTGGCATCAGAAAATTCAGGCTCAAAATCCAG gaaCACGCCATCAAGGTGCTGGAACTGATCTCCACCATCTGGGACTCAGAGCTACACATTGCAGGCCTCAGACTCCTCAACAACTTCCCGCTGCCTGACTTTGTGCATCCACAGCTGCGACGGGTGATGCCTGCCTTGATGGAGATTCTGCAATCGGACTATATCCTGGCACAG GTGCAAGCCATACGATTGCTGAGCACCCTGGCACAGAAGAACGACCTTCTCTATGATATTCTGAACTGCCAC GTACACTCCAACTTCCTGAACCTGTTCCAGTCCACACAGCCTGGGAGTCTGCTGTTTGAGGTCCTGGTGTTTGCAGAGCGGCTGAGCGAAGGCCGGAGTTCACCCCACTACCGCGCCGTGAAGTGGCATTACAACGAACAGTCTTTACACGAAGCTCTCTTTGGGGACGACTCACGACTGGCAGACCGGCTGCTCGCCTTGGTCATCCACCCTGAGGAGGATGTTCAGATCCAGGCCTGCAAAGTCATAGTCAGCCTGCAGTGCCCCCAGGACGTGGGGATCCGGCCTTCCTGCCCACCCAGCCATTCCTGCTTTAATAACGGGGAATAA